A window of Leclercia adecarboxylata contains these coding sequences:
- a CDS encoding anti-virulence regulator CigR family protein → MSTRRFTTTALAVVLSLSFATAPVMANPGNGNGNGHGNGGGQGNSGNHGNGNSGKGNSDNHGNKQNNGNQNPGKSSKSVSDDVNARVSYDHARHLALNYGLTGYDSLPPGIAKNLALGKPLPPGIAKKTVPASMLGQLPSYPGYEWRVVGKDLVLIALSTAIVTTIINGVFD, encoded by the coding sequence ATGTCTACTCGTCGTTTTACCACTACCGCGCTCGCCGTAGTGTTATCTTTATCATTTGCAACTGCACCTGTTATGGCTAATCCAGGCAACGGGAATGGAAATGGCCACGGCAATGGCGGTGGGCAAGGTAATAGTGGCAATCATGGTAACGGAAACTCGGGTAAAGGGAATTCCGATAATCATGGGAATAAACAGAATAACGGCAACCAGAATCCGGGCAAATCCAGTAAGAGCGTCAGTGACGATGTGAATGCGCGCGTCAGTTACGATCACGCTCGCCATCTGGCACTGAACTATGGCTTAACGGGCTATGATTCACTGCCTCCGGGTATTGCGAAAAACCTCGCACTCGGTAAGCCGCTGCCTCCGGGTATTGCGAAAAAGACCGTGCCAGCGTCAATGTTGGGTCAATTGCCTTCTTATCCGGGCTATGAATGGCGGGTAGTTGGAAAGGATCTGGTATTAATAGCGCTGAGTACTGCGATTGTGACGACCATTATTAATGGTGTCTTTGACTAA
- the pflA gene encoding pyruvate formate lyase 1-activating protein, whose amino-acid sequence MSTIGRIHSFESCGTVDGPGIRFITFFQGCLMRCMYCHNRDTWDTHGGKEVTVEELMKEVVTYRHFMNASGGGVTASGGEAILQAEFVRDWFRACHKESIHTCLDTNGFVRRYDPVIDELLEVTDLVMLDLKQMNDEIHQNLVGVSNHRTLEFAKYISAKGIKTWIRYVVVPGWSDDDDSAHRLGEFTRDMGNVEKIELLPYHELGKHKWVAMGEEYKLDGVKPPKKETMERVKGILEQYGHKVMY is encoded by the coding sequence ATGTCAACTATTGGTCGCATTCACTCCTTTGAGTCCTGTGGCACCGTCGATGGCCCGGGCATCCGCTTTATCACCTTTTTCCAGGGCTGTCTGATGCGCTGCATGTATTGCCATAACCGTGATACATGGGATACCCACGGCGGCAAAGAAGTCACCGTTGAAGAGTTAATGAAAGAGGTGGTGACCTATCGCCACTTCATGAATGCTTCCGGCGGCGGCGTGACCGCATCCGGTGGAGAAGCCATCCTGCAGGCTGAGTTTGTGCGTGACTGGTTCCGTGCCTGCCATAAAGAGAGCATTCACACCTGTCTGGATACCAACGGCTTTGTTCGCCGCTACGATCCGGTAATCGACGAACTGCTGGAAGTAACCGATCTGGTTATGCTCGATCTCAAGCAGATGAATGACGAGATCCACCAGAACCTGGTGGGCGTCTCTAACCACCGCACGTTAGAGTTCGCGAAATACATTTCTGCCAAAGGCATCAAAACCTGGATTCGTTATGTCGTGGTGCCGGGCTGGTCAGATGATGACGACTCGGCCCACCGCCTGGGTGAGTTCACGCGTGATATGGGTAACGTCGAGAAAATTGAATTACTGCCTTATCACGAGCTGGGCAAACATAAATGGGTAGCGATGGGCGAAGAATACAAGCTTGATGGCGTGAAGCCGCCGAAGAAAGAGACCATGGAACGTGTAAAAGGCATTCTTGAGCAGTACGGTCACAAGGTGATGTATTAA